The Apium graveolens cultivar Ventura chromosome 11, ASM990537v1, whole genome shotgun sequence genome has a window encoding:
- the LOC141697863 gene encoding E3 ubiquitin-protein ligase listerin isoform X2 — MGRQKGDAARSKARPSSSSLAASLLPSGGASVGFGGYVGTTRLDTTSVSNPQAAVPIVDVDSEVAQYLKRLARKDPTTKLKALSSLSRLMQKKSPEEVSPIIPQWAFEYKKLLLDYNREVRRATHDTMANLVTVVGRSLAPHLKSLMGPWWLSQFDPVNDVSQAAKHSLQAAFPAQEKRLDALVLCTTEVFMYLDDILKLTPETMFDKEVAYDEVEEIHHQVISSALLSLATLLDVLLSPEAKHSSKAREKTISCAQKLLVNHKCFFGFLKSENAATRSSTYTVLSSYIKNIPQVFDEENIRMLSGKILGAFQEKDPACHSSVWDAILQLSQKFPDSWTNTNQKNILNQLCNFLRNGCFGSQQVSYPVLVLFIDVLPPKAIQGEKFFINFFQNLWAGRSLSNSSNAFVALFSSIRGCYLWLIRNASRFCDDGADAINHFLYTIFEKIILKLVWHDYLNFVSPNYQERVISRDSEELSIFVKDKFDKINMEGLDRSHPMGYQEEWGKCMVEILSGLYSFKVDLLMAFCATFEESCISIFKQTASKSPGSLERVIQFLLLVDKHAVRKGESWPLIHLVGPMLAKSLPLIKSLDSPNTVHIVEVVVSIFGSREIVQNLLSTDGHIHQSIASSKGLDLDQFLQFFEENFVGWCLQESNYSTSARLDLLLALLDNECLTQQWDIIIRHAASVSHVESASQTKVSEPVAVLALLLERTNQGIRKRKLGVDLNNQQGLNPNYWHHELLDAAALRVARSYPPFASSDTRFLCSVLGGSVEEDQTIFVARDTSVMIYNELLRKLLSFMGDSIFISVRDVGRFLIFEECFSELDSESSENVLAMAQFSLDVLEGSFYGLGNFMEEGELIPSILAAILVIDCESSLAAVFGDEQNDELKQKLNTRLSLCQNVHAFRCRIEKQFFRSLGIKNKNRLISILVQFIMGTLSKEVMLEIDQIALLCCVWILEVLENFSQDQADEQDILEFFLNEGNIWSLQIEPVKLQELNNLKFVALVDQLITKMGFDRVFSGKSSPPKTQHPRAWLAAQILCTWKWPGGSVLSSFLPWLTSYAEQENYSSGGHLLDSIINILLDGSLSQGGCYESSAFNVLADSCEEFESIKEPHLKALVLLFSTLFEKNIWGAEKAAFYFKTLVNRLSIGGSVNLHCLKILPPIIGIIISPLCVLCDESRVGVRSDSFDGIEIHGTFEVWLQKTLSLTSSTSWQTDMDVWLQLVISCYPLKNMDGTRALKPVRDISFVEKDLLVELFRKLRQMVSVSPATKKLPMVQMSLSKLIVVVAGYCWNELKEDEWEFLLYQCRLWIESSVVMMEEMSEDVNDAITNLSTSNNSVVTLEKLEQAVSRVNLSSLKYARNALVAFSIFCRLVKLHKTGDLDGAVILKYDKWDLIMHRMIEGILRLFFSTGVAEAIAHSYSYEASSIIASARFDHSHFWELVASHVVDSSPHSRDRAVKSVEMWGLSKGPISSLYAILFSSKPVPCLQFAAYVMLSSETVSHLAFIKKESSPSGDDGTTDIHNKTNLESSSEDSDLLREEICFMLIKSPDDVLDSDLMEEKRVNVFLAWSLFLSYLLSLPSSSPSRERLVQHIQNYAHPAILDCLFHHIPLESCMPRSLKKKELSAALSSIGPAAASAITRGSAMFCVESLWPLGPETMAKLACTVFGLMLCILPAYVRVWFGNIRNRSTINAVESFTRVWCSPPLITNELSQINKANYSDENFSVVVNKSANEVVATYKKDETGMDLVIRLPESYPLKLVIVNCTRSLGISEAKQRKWEMSMMSFVQNQNGALAEAIRIWKSNFDKEFEGVEECPICYSVVHTSDHNLPRLACKTCKHKFHSACLYKWFSTSHKSTCPLCQSPF; from the exons ATGGGGAGACAAAAGGGAGATGCAGCTAGAAGCAAGGCACGTCCCTCTAGTAGCAG CTTGGCTGCGTCGCTTTTGCCGTCTGGTGGTGCATCTGTTGGATTCGGAGGTTACGTAGGTACCACACGGCTCGATACTACTTCTGTGTCGAACCCGCAAGCTGCTGTTCCTATCGTG GACGTTGACAGTGAAGTGGCTCAATACCTGAAGAGGCTTGCGAGGAAAGACCCTACAACTAAG CTAAAAGCATTATCATCACTTTCTAGGCTGATGCAGAAGAAATCTCCAGAAGAAGTATCACCGATTATTCCACAATGG GCATTTGAATACAAAAAGCTGCTTCTAGACTATAATAGAGAGGTTCGGCGAGCAACTCATGACACCATGGCTAATCTTGTCACTGTTGTCGG AAGAAGTTTAGCTCCGCATCTGAAGTCTCTGATGGGACCTTGGTGGTTGTCTCAGTTTGATCCTGTTAATGATGTTTCCCAAGCTGCAAAGCATTCGCTACAG GCAGCCTTCCCAGCACAAGAAAAAAGGCTAGATGCTTTGGTGTTATGTACAACTGAAGTTTTTATGTATTTAGATGATATCCTTAAACTCACTCCAGAGACTATGTTTGATAAAGAAGTTGCTTATGATGAGGTGGAAGAGATACACCATCAG GTGATTTCATCAGCACTACTTTCACTGGCAACACTTCTAGATGTTTTGTTAAGTCCTGAAGCAAAGCATTCTTCAAAAGCTAGAGAAAAAACAATTAGTTGTGCTCAAAAGCTACTCGTTAATCATAAATGTTTTTTCGGGTTCCTAAAATCAGAAAATGCTGCTACCCGATCATCCACATACACTGTGTTGAGTAGTTACATAAAAAACATTCCCCAGGTTTTTGATGAAGAAAATATACGTATGCTTTCCGGAAAGATACTTGGTGCTTTCCAGGAGAAAGATCCAGCTTGTCATTCATCAGTGTGGGATGCTATTTTACAGTTATCACAGAAGTTTCCAGATAGTTGGACTAATACAAATCAGAAGAACATACTAAATCAATTATGTAATTTTCTCAGAAATGGGTGTTTTGGATCTCAGCAAGTCTCTTATCCAGTTTTAGTTCTATTTATCGATGTTTTGCCTCCTAAAGCAATCCAGGGTGAGAAGTTCTTTATCAATTTTTTCCAGAATCTTTGGGCAGGAAGAAGTCTATCCAACTCCTCAAATGCATTTGTTGCACTTTTCTCATCGATCAGAGGATGCTACCTCTGGTTAATAAGAAACGCATCCAG ATTTTGTGATGATGGAGCAGATGCCATTAATCATTTCCTATATACTATCTTTGAAAAGATTATTTTGAAGCTTGTCTGGCATGATTATCTGAACTTCGTCAGCCCAAACTATCAGGAAAGAGTCATCTCCAGGGATTCAGAAGAATTATCTATATTTGTTAAGGATAAATTTGACAAAATAAATATGGAAGGGTTGGACAGGAGCCATCCAATGGGTTACCAGGAAGAATGGGGGAAATGCATGgttgaaattctttcaggtttATATTCATTCAAAGTTGATCTTCTCATGGCCTTTTGTGCAACATTTGAAGAGAGTTGCATTTCTATTTTTAAGCAAACAGCATCAAAAAGCCCTGGAAGTTTAGAACGAGTAATTCAGTTTCTATTGCTAGTGGATAAACATGCTGTACGGAAAGGTGAAAGTTGGCCCTTAATTCATTTAGTGGGACCCATGCTAGCTAAATCTTTGCCGCTTATTAAATCCCTC GACTCTCCAAATACTGTGCACATTGTAGAGGTTGTAGTCTCCATATTTGGATCACGCGAGATAGTTCAAAACCTTCTTTCTACTGATGGACATATTCATCAATCTATTGCAAGCAGCAAAGGACTAGATTTGGATCAGTTTTTGCAATTTTTTGAAGAAAACTTTGTTGGCTGGTGCTTGCAGGAAAGTAATTACTCTACAAGTGCTCGTTTAGATCTTCTTCTGGCATTGCTTGATAATGAATGCTTAACTCAGCAATGGGATATCATTATAAGGCATGCGGCAAGTGTTAGTCATGTTGAATCTGCTTCTCAGACTAAGGTTTCCGAGCCCGTGGCTGTGTTGGCCCTGCTTCTAGAGAGAACAAATCAGGGAATTAGAAAGAGGAAGCTGGGAGTAGATTTGAACAATCAGCAGGGATTAAACCCTAATTATTGGCATCATGAGCTTCTTGATGCTGCTGCCCTCAGAGTTGCACGCTCATATCCTCCTTTTGCAAGCTCCGACACTCGTTTTTTATG TTCTGTTCTTGGTGGTTCAGTAGAGGAAGATCAAACAATCTTTGTGGCAAGAGATACATCAGTTATGATATATAATGAGCTTCTTAGGAAGCTGCTCTCATTCATGGGAGATTCTATCTTTATATCTGTTAGGGATGTAGGGAGattcttaatttttgaagaatgTTTTTCTGAACTTGATTCTGAATCCTCGGAAAATGTGCTTGCAATGGCTCAATTCTCTTTAGATGTACTTGAAGGTAGCTTCTATGGTTTAGGTAATTTTATGGAGGAAGGTGAGCTGATTCCAAGCATTTTAGCTGCTATCCTTGTGATTGATTGCGAAAGTAGCTTAGCAGCAGTTTTTGGGGATGAACAAAATGATGAATTAAAGCAAAAACTCAATACCAGATTGAGTTTATGTCAGAATGTGCATGCTTTTCGGTGCAGGATAGAGAAACAGTTCTTCAGAAGCCTAGGCATAAAAAATAAGAATCGTTTAATAAGTATATTGGTGCAGTTCATCATGGGCACATTGTCCAAAGAAGTTATGTTAGAGATTGATCAGATTGCACTTTTATGCTGCGTCTGGATACTCGAAGTTCTTGAAAATTTCTCTCAAGATCAAGCAGATGAGCAAGATATATTAGAATTTTTTTTGAATGAGGGTAATATCTGGTCTCTGCAGATCGAACCTGTTAAATTACAA GAACTCAATAACCTAAAGTTTGTTGCTTTAGTTGACCAACTTATAACCAAAATGGGCTTTGATAGAGTTTTTTCAGGAAAAAGTTCACCACCTAAAACACAGCATCCTCGTGCGTGGCTTGCTGCCCAAATCTTATGCACGTGGAAATGGCCAGGCGGTAGTGTCTTGAGCTCTTTCTTGCCTTGGTTAACTTCCTATGCAGAGCAAGAAAATTATTCCTCGGGGGGTCATCTGTTGGATTCCATAATTAACATTTTACTTGATGGATCTCTTTCCCAAGGAGGCTGCTATGAATCAAGTGCATTCAATGTATTGGCTGATTCTTGTGAAGAATTTGAGAGTATCAAAGAGCCCCATTTAAAAGCTCTTGTTTTGTTGTTTAGTACTCTTTTTGAAAAGAATATATGGGGTGCGGAAAAGGCTGCATTTTACTTTAAAACACTCGTGAATAGACTTTCCATTGGCGGATCAGTAAATCTACATTGCTTAAAAATACTTCCCCCAATTATAGGTATCATTATAAGCCCACTCTGCGTATTATGTGATGAATCCAGAGTTGGTGTCAGATCAGATTCTTTTGATGGCATCGAAATACATGGCACCTTTGAAGTTTGGCTTCAAAAAACTTTGTCATTGACCTCTTCAACTTCATGGCAAACAG ATATGGATGTCTGGCTCCAGCTAGTTATATCCTGTTACCCCTTGAAAAACATGGACGGAACCCGAGCCTTGAAACCTGTGAGAGATATTAGCTTTGTGGAAAAGGATCTCCTAGTTGAATTATTTAGAAAGCTGCGGCAAATGGTCAGTGTGTCACCTGCAACAAAGAAGCTTCCAATGGTGCAGATGTCGCTGTCAAAGCTAATAGTAGTTGTAGCTGGCTACTGTTGGAATGAACTTAAAGAAGACGAGTGGGAGTTTTTGTTGTATCAGTGTAGATTGTGGATTGAATCATCGGTTGTGATGATGGAGGAGATGTCCGAGGATGTGAATGATGCTATTACAAATCTATCCACTTCTAACAACTCAGTAGTTACTTTAGAGAAACTTGAGCAAGCTGTTTCCCGTGTAAACCTTTCTTCTCTAAAATATGCGAGAAATGCACTGGTCGCATTCTCTATATTTTGTAGGCTTGTTAAACTCCACAAGACAGGAGATTTGGATGGTGCAGTAATTTTGAAATATGATAAATGGGACCTCATCATGCACCGGATGATTGAAGGCATACTTCGTTTATTCTTTTCAACCGGTGTTGCAGAGGCCATTGCGCATTCGTATTCTTATGAAGCGTCATCAATCATAGCTTCGGCTCGGTTTGATCATTCTCACTTCTGGGAGCTAGTTGCGTCGCACGTTGTTGATTCCTCTCCACATTCCAGAGATAGAGCTGTTAAATCAGTTGAGATGTGGGGGCTGAGCAAAGGACCCATTAGCTCATTGTATGCAATTTTGTTTTCCTCCAAACCAGTTCCTTGTCTGCAGTTTGCTGCTTATGTCATGCTTTCCTCAGAAACTGTCTCACACTTGGCTTTTATCAAAAAGGAATCATCACCTTCTGGGGATGATGGTACAACTGATATTCATAACAAAACCAATCTTGAATCATCTTCAGAAGATAGTGATCTCTTGAGAGAGGAAATTTGCTTCATGTTAATCAAATCGCCCGATGATGTTCTTGATAGCGATTTGATGGAAGAAAAACGG gtgaatgtgtttcttgcTTGGTCTTTGTTTCTGTCATATTTGCTGTCCTTACCATCATCATCACCGTCTAGAGAACGATTGGTCCAACATATACAAAATTATGCTCATCCAGCTATATTAGATTGTCTCTTCCATCATATTCCTTTAGAATCCTGCATGCCTCGTAGCCTCAAGAAGAAGGAACTCTCTGCTGCATTATCGAGTATTGGACCTGCAGCAGCAAGTGCCATCACCAGGGGGTCAGCCATGTTCTGTGTGGAATCACTCTGGCCCTTGGGGCCAGAAACAATGGCAAAGCTTGCTTGTACAGTATTTGGATTGATGCTTTGTATTCTTCCAGCTTATGTAAGAGTGTGGTTTGGTAATATACGCAATCGCTCCACGATCAATGCAGTGGAGTCCTTTACAAGAGTTTGGTGTAGTCCTCCACTGATAACAAACGAGCTTTCTCAG
- the LOC141697863 gene encoding E3 ubiquitin-protein ligase listerin isoform X1 — translation MGRQKGDAARSKARPSSSSLAASLLPSGGASVGFGGYVGTTRLDTTSVSNPQAAVPIVDVDSEVAQYLKRLARKDPTTKLKALSSLSRLMQKKSPEEVSPIIPQWAFEYKKLLLDYNREVRRATHDTMANLVTVVGRSLAPHLKSLMGPWWLSQFDPVNDVSQAAKHSLQAAFPAQEKRLDALVLCTTEVFMYLDDILKLTPETMFDKEVAYDEVEEIHHQVISSALLSLATLLDVLLSPEAKHSSKAREKTISCAQKLLVNHKCFFGFLKSENAATRSSTYTVLSSYIKNIPQVFDEENIRMLSGKILGAFQEKDPACHSSVWDAILQLSQKFPDSWTNTNQKNILNQLCNFLRNGCFGSQQVSYPVLVLFIDVLPPKAIQGEKFFINFFQNLWAGRSLSNSSNAFVALFSSIRGCYLWLIRNASRFCDDGADAINHFLYTIFEKIILKLVWHDYLNFVSPNYQERVISRDSEELSIFVKDKFDKINMEGLDRSHPMGYQEEWGKCMVEILSGLYSFKVDLLMAFCATFEESCISIFKQTASKSPGSLERVIQFLLLVDKHAVRKGESWPLIHLVGPMLAKSLPLIKSLDSPNTVHIVEVVVSIFGSREIVQNLLSTDGHIHQSIASSKGLDLDQFLQFFEENFVGWCLQESNYSTSARLDLLLALLDNECLTQQWDIIIRHAASVSHVESASQTKVSEPVAVLALLLERTNQGIRKRKLGVDLNNQQGLNPNYWHHELLDAAALRVARSYPPFASSDTRFLCSVLGGSVEEDQTIFVARDTSVMIYNELLRKLLSFMGDSIFISVRDVGRFLIFEECFSELDSESSENVLAMAQFSLDVLEGSFYGLGNFMEEGELIPSILAAILVIDCESSLAAVFGDEQNDELKQKLNTRLSLCQNVHAFRCRIEKQFFRSLGIKNKNRLISILVQFIMGTLSKEVMLEIDQIALLCCVWILEVLENFSQDQADEQDILEFFLNEGNIWSLQIEPVKLQVSFFTFKATNLSKDELNNLKFVALVDQLITKMGFDRVFSGKSSPPKTQHPRAWLAAQILCTWKWPGGSVLSSFLPWLTSYAEQENYSSGGHLLDSIINILLDGSLSQGGCYESSAFNVLADSCEEFESIKEPHLKALVLLFSTLFEKNIWGAEKAAFYFKTLVNRLSIGGSVNLHCLKILPPIIGIIISPLCVLCDESRVGVRSDSFDGIEIHGTFEVWLQKTLSLTSSTSWQTDMDVWLQLVISCYPLKNMDGTRALKPVRDISFVEKDLLVELFRKLRQMVSVSPATKKLPMVQMSLSKLIVVVAGYCWNELKEDEWEFLLYQCRLWIESSVVMMEEMSEDVNDAITNLSTSNNSVVTLEKLEQAVSRVNLSSLKYARNALVAFSIFCRLVKLHKTGDLDGAVILKYDKWDLIMHRMIEGILRLFFSTGVAEAIAHSYSYEASSIIASARFDHSHFWELVASHVVDSSPHSRDRAVKSVEMWGLSKGPISSLYAILFSSKPVPCLQFAAYVMLSSETVSHLAFIKKESSPSGDDGTTDIHNKTNLESSSEDSDLLREEICFMLIKSPDDVLDSDLMEEKRVNVFLAWSLFLSYLLSLPSSSPSRERLVQHIQNYAHPAILDCLFHHIPLESCMPRSLKKKELSAALSSIGPAAASAITRGSAMFCVESLWPLGPETMAKLACTVFGLMLCILPAYVRVWFGNIRNRSTINAVESFTRVWCSPPLITNELSQINKANYSDENFSVVVNKSANEVVATYKKDETGMDLVIRLPESYPLKLVIVNCTRSLGISEAKQRKWEMSMMSFVQNQNGALAEAIRIWKSNFDKEFEGVEECPICYSVVHTSDHNLPRLACKTCKHKFHSACLYKWFSTSHKSTCPLCQSPF, via the exons ATGGGGAGACAAAAGGGAGATGCAGCTAGAAGCAAGGCACGTCCCTCTAGTAGCAG CTTGGCTGCGTCGCTTTTGCCGTCTGGTGGTGCATCTGTTGGATTCGGAGGTTACGTAGGTACCACACGGCTCGATACTACTTCTGTGTCGAACCCGCAAGCTGCTGTTCCTATCGTG GACGTTGACAGTGAAGTGGCTCAATACCTGAAGAGGCTTGCGAGGAAAGACCCTACAACTAAG CTAAAAGCATTATCATCACTTTCTAGGCTGATGCAGAAGAAATCTCCAGAAGAAGTATCACCGATTATTCCACAATGG GCATTTGAATACAAAAAGCTGCTTCTAGACTATAATAGAGAGGTTCGGCGAGCAACTCATGACACCATGGCTAATCTTGTCACTGTTGTCGG AAGAAGTTTAGCTCCGCATCTGAAGTCTCTGATGGGACCTTGGTGGTTGTCTCAGTTTGATCCTGTTAATGATGTTTCCCAAGCTGCAAAGCATTCGCTACAG GCAGCCTTCCCAGCACAAGAAAAAAGGCTAGATGCTTTGGTGTTATGTACAACTGAAGTTTTTATGTATTTAGATGATATCCTTAAACTCACTCCAGAGACTATGTTTGATAAAGAAGTTGCTTATGATGAGGTGGAAGAGATACACCATCAG GTGATTTCATCAGCACTACTTTCACTGGCAACACTTCTAGATGTTTTGTTAAGTCCTGAAGCAAAGCATTCTTCAAAAGCTAGAGAAAAAACAATTAGTTGTGCTCAAAAGCTACTCGTTAATCATAAATGTTTTTTCGGGTTCCTAAAATCAGAAAATGCTGCTACCCGATCATCCACATACACTGTGTTGAGTAGTTACATAAAAAACATTCCCCAGGTTTTTGATGAAGAAAATATACGTATGCTTTCCGGAAAGATACTTGGTGCTTTCCAGGAGAAAGATCCAGCTTGTCATTCATCAGTGTGGGATGCTATTTTACAGTTATCACAGAAGTTTCCAGATAGTTGGACTAATACAAATCAGAAGAACATACTAAATCAATTATGTAATTTTCTCAGAAATGGGTGTTTTGGATCTCAGCAAGTCTCTTATCCAGTTTTAGTTCTATTTATCGATGTTTTGCCTCCTAAAGCAATCCAGGGTGAGAAGTTCTTTATCAATTTTTTCCAGAATCTTTGGGCAGGAAGAAGTCTATCCAACTCCTCAAATGCATTTGTTGCACTTTTCTCATCGATCAGAGGATGCTACCTCTGGTTAATAAGAAACGCATCCAG ATTTTGTGATGATGGAGCAGATGCCATTAATCATTTCCTATATACTATCTTTGAAAAGATTATTTTGAAGCTTGTCTGGCATGATTATCTGAACTTCGTCAGCCCAAACTATCAGGAAAGAGTCATCTCCAGGGATTCAGAAGAATTATCTATATTTGTTAAGGATAAATTTGACAAAATAAATATGGAAGGGTTGGACAGGAGCCATCCAATGGGTTACCAGGAAGAATGGGGGAAATGCATGgttgaaattctttcaggtttATATTCATTCAAAGTTGATCTTCTCATGGCCTTTTGTGCAACATTTGAAGAGAGTTGCATTTCTATTTTTAAGCAAACAGCATCAAAAAGCCCTGGAAGTTTAGAACGAGTAATTCAGTTTCTATTGCTAGTGGATAAACATGCTGTACGGAAAGGTGAAAGTTGGCCCTTAATTCATTTAGTGGGACCCATGCTAGCTAAATCTTTGCCGCTTATTAAATCCCTC GACTCTCCAAATACTGTGCACATTGTAGAGGTTGTAGTCTCCATATTTGGATCACGCGAGATAGTTCAAAACCTTCTTTCTACTGATGGACATATTCATCAATCTATTGCAAGCAGCAAAGGACTAGATTTGGATCAGTTTTTGCAATTTTTTGAAGAAAACTTTGTTGGCTGGTGCTTGCAGGAAAGTAATTACTCTACAAGTGCTCGTTTAGATCTTCTTCTGGCATTGCTTGATAATGAATGCTTAACTCAGCAATGGGATATCATTATAAGGCATGCGGCAAGTGTTAGTCATGTTGAATCTGCTTCTCAGACTAAGGTTTCCGAGCCCGTGGCTGTGTTGGCCCTGCTTCTAGAGAGAACAAATCAGGGAATTAGAAAGAGGAAGCTGGGAGTAGATTTGAACAATCAGCAGGGATTAAACCCTAATTATTGGCATCATGAGCTTCTTGATGCTGCTGCCCTCAGAGTTGCACGCTCATATCCTCCTTTTGCAAGCTCCGACACTCGTTTTTTATG TTCTGTTCTTGGTGGTTCAGTAGAGGAAGATCAAACAATCTTTGTGGCAAGAGATACATCAGTTATGATATATAATGAGCTTCTTAGGAAGCTGCTCTCATTCATGGGAGATTCTATCTTTATATCTGTTAGGGATGTAGGGAGattcttaatttttgaagaatgTTTTTCTGAACTTGATTCTGAATCCTCGGAAAATGTGCTTGCAATGGCTCAATTCTCTTTAGATGTACTTGAAGGTAGCTTCTATGGTTTAGGTAATTTTATGGAGGAAGGTGAGCTGATTCCAAGCATTTTAGCTGCTATCCTTGTGATTGATTGCGAAAGTAGCTTAGCAGCAGTTTTTGGGGATGAACAAAATGATGAATTAAAGCAAAAACTCAATACCAGATTGAGTTTATGTCAGAATGTGCATGCTTTTCGGTGCAGGATAGAGAAACAGTTCTTCAGAAGCCTAGGCATAAAAAATAAGAATCGTTTAATAAGTATATTGGTGCAGTTCATCATGGGCACATTGTCCAAAGAAGTTATGTTAGAGATTGATCAGATTGCACTTTTATGCTGCGTCTGGATACTCGAAGTTCTTGAAAATTTCTCTCAAGATCAAGCAGATGAGCAAGATATATTAGAATTTTTTTTGAATGAGGGTAATATCTGGTCTCTGCAGATCGAACCTGTTAAATTACAAGTAAGTTTCTTCACATTCAAAGCAACTAACTTGTCTAAAGAT GAACTCAATAACCTAAAGTTTGTTGCTTTAGTTGACCAACTTATAACCAAAATGGGCTTTGATAGAGTTTTTTCAGGAAAAAGTTCACCACCTAAAACACAGCATCCTCGTGCGTGGCTTGCTGCCCAAATCTTATGCACGTGGAAATGGCCAGGCGGTAGTGTCTTGAGCTCTTTCTTGCCTTGGTTAACTTCCTATGCAGAGCAAGAAAATTATTCCTCGGGGGGTCATCTGTTGGATTCCATAATTAACATTTTACTTGATGGATCTCTTTCCCAAGGAGGCTGCTATGAATCAAGTGCATTCAATGTATTGGCTGATTCTTGTGAAGAATTTGAGAGTATCAAAGAGCCCCATTTAAAAGCTCTTGTTTTGTTGTTTAGTACTCTTTTTGAAAAGAATATATGGGGTGCGGAAAAGGCTGCATTTTACTTTAAAACACTCGTGAATAGACTTTCCATTGGCGGATCAGTAAATCTACATTGCTTAAAAATACTTCCCCCAATTATAGGTATCATTATAAGCCCACTCTGCGTATTATGTGATGAATCCAGAGTTGGTGTCAGATCAGATTCTTTTGATGGCATCGAAATACATGGCACCTTTGAAGTTTGGCTTCAAAAAACTTTGTCATTGACCTCTTCAACTTCATGGCAAACAG ATATGGATGTCTGGCTCCAGCTAGTTATATCCTGTTACCCCTTGAAAAACATGGACGGAACCCGAGCCTTGAAACCTGTGAGAGATATTAGCTTTGTGGAAAAGGATCTCCTAGTTGAATTATTTAGAAAGCTGCGGCAAATGGTCAGTGTGTCACCTGCAACAAAGAAGCTTCCAATGGTGCAGATGTCGCTGTCAAAGCTAATAGTAGTTGTAGCTGGCTACTGTTGGAATGAACTTAAAGAAGACGAGTGGGAGTTTTTGTTGTATCAGTGTAGATTGTGGATTGAATCATCGGTTGTGATGATGGAGGAGATGTCCGAGGATGTGAATGATGCTATTACAAATCTATCCACTTCTAACAACTCAGTAGTTACTTTAGAGAAACTTGAGCAAGCTGTTTCCCGTGTAAACCTTTCTTCTCTAAAATATGCGAGAAATGCACTGGTCGCATTCTCTATATTTTGTAGGCTTGTTAAACTCCACAAGACAGGAGATTTGGATGGTGCAGTAATTTTGAAATATGATAAATGGGACCTCATCATGCACCGGATGATTGAAGGCATACTTCGTTTATTCTTTTCAACCGGTGTTGCAGAGGCCATTGCGCATTCGTATTCTTATGAAGCGTCATCAATCATAGCTTCGGCTCGGTTTGATCATTCTCACTTCTGGGAGCTAGTTGCGTCGCACGTTGTTGATTCCTCTCCACATTCCAGAGATAGAGCTGTTAAATCAGTTGAGATGTGGGGGCTGAGCAAAGGACCCATTAGCTCATTGTATGCAATTTTGTTTTCCTCCAAACCAGTTCCTTGTCTGCAGTTTGCTGCTTATGTCATGCTTTCCTCAGAAACTGTCTCACACTTGGCTTTTATCAAAAAGGAATCATCACCTTCTGGGGATGATGGTACAACTGATATTCATAACAAAACCAATCTTGAATCATCTTCAGAAGATAGTGATCTCTTGAGAGAGGAAATTTGCTTCATGTTAATCAAATCGCCCGATGATGTTCTTGATAGCGATTTGATGGAAGAAAAACGG gtgaatgtgtttcttgcTTGGTCTTTGTTTCTGTCATATTTGCTGTCCTTACCATCATCATCACCGTCTAGAGAACGATTGGTCCAACATATACAAAATTATGCTCATCCAGCTATATTAGATTGTCTCTTCCATCATATTCCTTTAGAATCCTGCATGCCTCGTAGCCTCAAGAAGAAGGAACTCTCTGCTGCATTATCGAGTATTGGACCTGCAGCAGCAAGTGCCATCACCAGGGGGTCAGCCATGTTCTGTGTGGAATCACTCTGGCCCTTGGGGCCAGAAACAATGGCAAAGCTTGCTTGTACAGTATTTGGATTGATGCTTTGTATTCTTCCAGCTTATGTAAGAGTGTGGTTTGGTAATATACGCAATCGCTCCACGATCAATGCAGTGGAGTCCTTTACAAGAGTTTGGTGTAGTCCTCCACTGATAACAAACGAGCTTTCTCAG